Part of the Pelobates fuscus isolate aPelFus1 chromosome 12, aPelFus1.pri, whole genome shotgun sequence genome, ATTATGCAACACATcagtatatgaaaataaattagGTCCTGATTTTCAGGCGTTTGCAATTGGTAAATATTTtgttctttaataaaatcagaaataatgaagaaagctattaatgatTTGCTTTTTACAATAAACACACAAATGTCCTTTGCGTTCACCCTTTTATGTGCATTTTCTATGCAAGATATGCAGATTCAAAAATCCTATTAGACAAAAGAATATGTATTCAAACATGTTTAGTTGTTATCTTTCTTATCTGACACAGCACCAGTTTACAGTTTATATCCCTCTTAatatctggaattttttttttatttttttttgtccatagGTGCCCTAAACCTAAACAATTGTCCAGCTAACCGTTTCATACCAATCTATCTTGTTGTTGCTGGAGCCTTCAGCCTTGGTTATTGGATTCTGTTTCCTCTACAATTCTGCTTACCTACCCTAAGGAAAATCCTGGCTGTCCTTTTTGCTCTTTTTTGGTTTGCCTGGTTCATTGCAGGTAAGAACAACACATAATAAATATGTTGTATATTGTTACCAACATGGATGTTACATGTACAGATCTGAGATATAGTGGTATGAGCACATCACTCTCTGGCTTGTGCTACCAAATTAAAAAGCCAAGCTGAGTTTCTATGCATCCctctatatatatgcacacacatgtatgtatagaatgtatgtgcatatgtacatttgtgaggatgacattaggttgctagagtaggacctgccaaaaattaGGTACTTTGGcgctgtggcaggcttatgcaatgtacgaacatatactgtaactaaatccccattagtCGGATGATTTAAGAAAAGTATTGCATTTTGTGAACTTTGAAGATAgtgtttagtgagtgagtgcaCCAGATCTTGTGTGTTGTGTACATGTAGATCTAGCCCACATTCTAAAATGCAACATTCACAACTATCACTTTATATGGCTGCTTGCCTActgattttaatttatatttacatactGCCTGCACATCTTGTTTTCAATACATATGTCAATACATTTGTTTTAGCTTTCGTGTTgcttttaatattaatacatatcaGGTTTACAATGTTTTAGCTACTCATTTCTATAAAGCAGTTTTATATCCATGTACTTACCTGTAGTATATGTCAAGGTAGGAATAGCATGATGTATGTGCTTAGTAAACCACTGTACAAATAATACAATGCAATTCTGTAATTCAGCAAAGTTCATGCTTTGACCATATTCCACGAGAAGCTCTATTATTACACAGTAAaaatctaatatttgttggaaaaaaatgtatctaaCCATCTGTAATAAATACTTGTGATTCAGTTAGGTTTGCTAACATCTCATCCCATAAAGAAACCAAAAGTTTTGTAAGTGTGACATTCTCTTAATTTATTATGTTATTTGGTACAAGGTCTAAGACACAATTCCACCAGAGAGAGGTATTGAATGACCAATACTAGtgaaatgtagattttttttttaaagtctagtcAGAGGCTCTTGTAGTTCAGATCTGATAAAGCGGTTGGGGCCTGCTGCTCTTTCCTTGATGGCAAATCCGACATAACAGTCACTTGAGTGGTTGGTAAAATCTCAATTAAAGGGAAGCCAAGATACTAataacagatatttttttttcatgcgagCTACTAATTTGTGAAAATGTTCTTTTcaagtttacattttttaacaggAATATCTTTCAAATTTCACAGGAAGCGTGTGGGTGTTTAGAGCATACCGCCCACCGGCAACGGGCGTATGCAACATTAGCATGTACCTCTTTGCTTTCTCAATCCTGATCATACAATATATATTGATTGGACTCGGAATAATTTCTGGTCTAATTACCTGCTGCTGCTCTTCAATCTTGGTAagttttgttttactttattgtATCTTTTCATACTGTTCTTGTACTACATATACCTAAAGCAAACTTGAATAGCCACTTCCTATAACCCATGAGTCAAAACCCCTTAATTGTGGTTTTCTAATCAGGGCTACCATCACAGGGTTTGATGCAATATAGTGGCAGTTGGGTGGCAGATGTCAACACTATTCTAAGAATTGGTTAttagggtcactatagtcaccaaaataactttagcttaatgaagcagttttggtgtgcagATCATGCCCTtgtagtcttactgctcaattctctgtaatttaggagttaaagcacaatgtttatgcagccctaggcacacctcgctgtatgtgacttacacagccatgctaaacacttcctgtaaagagtcgtctaatgtttacacttccattattgaaaattctgtttaatttagaatttcttatctcctgctctgttaatagcttgctagaccctgcaggagtctcctctgtgtgattaaagttcaatttatagagcaggagataaaaacttttaaagtaagttacatgtgattgaaaactaaaccattttgttttcatgcaggttgtgtgagtcacagccagggtaggtgtggatAGGGCTactattaaactcctaaatggcagagaattgagcagtgaaacttcagaggcatgatctatacaccaaaatggcttcattaagctaaagttgttatggtgactatattgtccctttaataagaacGTTTTATTGTCATTTAGAAGTTGagatagttattttttttcttttcctggatatcATGAGCAAGGGATCTTGTTATTGTGACAATATTCACTATTGTAACTATTTACACACAATGTGTTCCCTTGTGGTATACAATTCACTTTAAGCAGTATGCATTCAGAGAAGCCTGCTAATTAGGAAATTATAAActtatctatatattatctatACATAGTGAGTTAACAACTGAACACACAAACCCAGCAGAGGTGTTTTCCTTTTTCAAGTTATTcacacaaactcatactcctcggTTAAGTATTCAGGCTTTCTAAACATATGTTATACAGCACCACGGATATAAAGATACACAGTGCATAATGCTCTCTGTAAAAgcctatatttaaataaataaaaacaaaacacaaactcacAATATGCGGGTCAAGGATGCCTAATCTTGGGTCAAAGGTATTTCCTTCATCGCTTGATCTGAACCCGAGTACTTTTGTGGATAATGTCTCTCTCACCACTCCCTGTGGATTCATCATGTTGACATCTGAATATATAAGCAGGCTGCATAATCTATTTATGAATATATCCACTTAATTCCATCTCGCTAAATCACACAAAGCCAGACAACACAGCCAAGTTTGTAATGCAGTTCTCATAATTACAGATAGTTAATTGAATTTCACTGTGATGTTTTCTTGCCCTCATTTAGAAATTTACAACAGAAATAtgcaaattgaaaataaataaatacatacaattacACTAAGAGGGAAGAGAAGGGTCAAATATTTGATAGGGAAGAGAGGAAACAAGAAATGTAGGGTCAAGCTCATTGGCGGATGCAGTAGATACAGCGGCTGCGGCCATATTCCTggtaccacaaccactacagcaggctgtagtaattatgttgcttagagtgttcctttaagaagatgAAAGCAAATGAGCTTAAAATGAGGATTAATGGAATAAGGAAGAGATTTATGGAACAGAAAAGAATATGCAGGTTCTGAATAGCACAAGTGGAAGAGAGTGCTGGAATGGATGGGGTCAGGTGAAGGTGTGAAGGTGGCCGAGGAGGTGAATATCATATTTTTGTACTAAGCCTTTAAATGCTGCTGATGATATAGTCCCCAACTGTTCTAGTTTTATAAACCTTCTAAATAATAATATGCTCCCTGTGAGAAAGCAGTGGCATTGTCTTTATATGCAGGCACATTCAGTCAATATTCCATAaagcaaacaaaaagtataaagaAAACAAGACAATACTATCACCACAATCATGTGTGAATAGTGTGAAATAATTCTGCCATATACTTATGCGGTAAATCAAGTGGACAGCCACCCAAGGATCATTTACCAGGGAGTGATCTTTAGACCAGAATACAAGCAAAATACATATGGGATACGGCTGTGGAATCTAAAAAGTACAtagacaaaacatagtgtaatacgaTTTTAACAAATAATGTACGCTGTacaaaaatgcactcacaagatgtagacgtATTATGCGCTCAAAGGTTGCCTCCCCGGCTGTAATTGGGGGGCTATGGATCCCTCTCCGCTGCCTGcaagagagcaggaaatcaggaCTCCGGATGGTATTTTAAAATAGCagcttttattataaaaaaattaaattggtaAAACAGCAGTAATAGAGACCACAACTACTGCTGTTTTAccaattttatttgatttataatAAAAGCTGCTATTTTATACTACCATCCGAAGTCCTGATTTCCTGTTATCCTGCAGACAGCGGAGAGGGATCCATAGCCCCCCAattacatcgggggaggcaccctttgaGCGCATAATACGTCTACATCTTGTTAGTGCATTTTTGTATAGCGCACATATTTGTTAAAAtcgtattacactatgttttgtctaTGTTCTTTTTAGATTCCACAGCCGTAACCCATATGTGTTTTGCTAATATTCCATAAAGCATTGAATGAATGCAATATGTATGAAAGTAAAAGGTGTATTATTTCATACTTGCGGAGAATAATGGAAAGAAATGCATAAGCATGGAATCCTTATTCTTGTGTGAAACCTTTGTGTTCCTACAGCTATATTCCCTGCTAAATTTAGCTTTATATAACACATTTAGAGTTTATGTTTTGCTGCAATATGACTCATCTAGTTATTTCTCTTTATCTGAATGACTATGATTTTTTGTGAGTGAAATAGATGGTTCCTGTTAAATAATTTGCTTTTCAGCACACTTACAGATATAGTAAATCCTCTATCTTCTAGGAGATTTTTGTAATTAAATATCAATCGCCTTTCACAGTGTTGTCAGCAcataatacacatttttattctaCATACTTTGTGCCTCATCTTGCTTCACTTTGTCTAATTTTTAGGTATATGCCAATGCATAATATAGATCGCTACATTTACAGTATCATACTATATAACTTGATCAGGGGCAGGCTGACACTGAGTTGGTGATCAAGGGCTCCCCCTCCTGGTCCAGGGTTTTCTGGCCCCCTACTACTCTTCTCCCCATTCTTTCTGCTGCTTTCACACAGATATTATGTGTatgctgcccagcacacagattGGCTGTGTGCGAGCCACACAGCCCTGACTCCCACACCTGCAGAGCCCCCACAAATGGCCAGGtttacttttaaggggttaatccaaccaaaaacagtgcctcccctgcaattaaaaaaaagaaataaaacaaatttaattacacactttCACTATTTTTTCTtatgacatcacaagcagcatcccccacatgtgCAACCATACAAGTAGCCACACGTGTTTGGAGTCTAATtatggggttctgtgtgtggggatgctgctagtgatgttgtgTTCCTGTATATCATAGTGTTATGTTAGAATTAATAATTTCTCTTGTTTCACCtactgtacagcgctgcagaatatgttagcgctatataagtgATTGGAATAATTGTGTGTGtagaggctgtatgcagtatagcaatggtgggtatgctgtttgtgatgtgtatgtgtagggaggctgcatatggttttgtatgtgtggggatgctgcttgtgggattgtgtctatacagtgaggctccttgtgggtttttgagTGGGTGAATGGGACTACTTGCAGTGCAGTATGTGAGTGGAGAGGACTGGTTGTGTTGCAGTGGgtgtgggatagaatctgtagtaAGCATCTGGCAgttactggggctgtagtgtgcgCATGTTTGGATAATAAAGGCTCTACTGTGTATAAGTAGGATAGCAGCTGTAGTGTGCGCGTGGGGGGATAGATGCTGAAGTAGGTGCAGGGAGAGACGGGGCTGTGGTCTGTGCTGGAAGGTATGGGGACTGAGGTGAGCGCAAGGAGGAACGGGGACTGAGGTGGGCGCGGGGAGGTATGGGGACTGAGGTGGGCACGGGGGCTGAGATaggtgggggggctgaggtgggtgcgggattggacagagtatgaggtgggacatagagGTTGTGGTGAGCGCAGGAGGGGACATAGGAGCTATGGTAGTACTGAAAGGCAGGGAGAGCTGTGGTGAGCACAGGGTGGCTGAGGTTACAGCAAGGTGacagggggctaaggtgggtacagggggagatgtggtgtgtgcagGAGtacctgtagtgggtgcagagggggctgaggtggttgaAGGGGGAGCTGTGGTGAGTACAGGGTGGCTGAGGTTGGTGCAGGGAGACAAGCTAAGATGAATAAGGGGGGcggaggtgggtgcagggggagatgtggtgtgtgcagaaggagctgtggtgggtgcatgTAGACAATGGGCTGTGGTGGACACAGGGAGGGACataggggctttagtgggtgcagagagggacatagtggctgtggtgggtactggaaGGCAAAGGAGCTATGGTAGCTGAAgttggcataggggctgtggtgggtgcataGGGGCTTAGGTGGGTACAGAAATAGGTCGATCCTGGGGTGAGTGTAGGGAGGAATGATGGCAGAGGTGAGTGCAGGGGAACTAAGGTGGGTGCAGGAGGAGCTGTGCtgagtacaggggggctgaggtgggtgcagagaGACAGGGGACTGAGGTGGGTGCGAGGGGAGATGTGAtgtgtggaggaggagctgaggtgggtacagagggGAGTTGAGGTGGGTACAGAGGGGTATTGAGATGGGTACAGaagggggctgtggtgggtgcagggagacagggggtgCTGAGGTGAGTGCAATGAGGatgtacaaaaaaaatctataaggaTCTTACCTGTGCAGTCTGCCAGGCTGTTTCAACTCCTTATCTTCAGGGTGCTCTTCAGACgagggcaggaagtgatgtcacttcccagcCCCActtcttcctcctcacacacagcaccgcacagGGGCTGGAGACCTGCCAGTAAGAACTGAATGATCGCTGCCAGGTCTTCCTGAGAAAACAGAAGCTGGTGAGTGATATCCCTGTATACAGGGTGATATGTTGCAGGGGGCCCTGCAAAATATCACTGGAATATGGGAGAATCTAGGATTGTGATGTCAGTTGTGaaatctttaaccctttaagattcAACGATGTTCTATGCCAGAGGTAGGCAATCTTCAGAGCGCCAAATGTTGTGAAGTACATTTCCCATGGtgatttgccagcattattgctgtaagagcattatgggaactgtagtccacaacatctggagggccaaaggttgccCCCCCCTGGTCTATGCGATTCAAATAATTTGTTCTTTATGGACCCTATTCCCATGGAAATGATTTTTGGAAGATTGAAAAGAGGTGTTGAAGCTAAATAAGTGGAACTTTATATTCTGGCATTGGATATACATGGACAATAAATTAATAGTATAGTTTAGCATGTGGGCCTTAAGAGGTTAATATACAGTACAATTAAAAGTAAatgatgcattacatgcaaaatgGTTGACACAAGTTCTAGGTGATTTCCAATGTTTTACTTAATAGTGCAATTTCCCTTGTAATTCTTTTGACAGTCAGCCTAccattaaaatactttatttcaattaggttattaaaatatataataaaggcGTGCACTATTTCATGCAGTCAAGCAGTAAACCGTTTATTTAGACGTCTCCTTTTGATTCCTTTCATTCTACCAAATAACAatattttgtctgttttattttttagtgTTGCGCTCGGAAAGTCTGAGCTCCAAGAAAGAAGCAAATGATCGAACAATGGCAATTTAACCACTTCTAATctaaattattgttattattattatactattaAAATCCTTATTAGTGACAAATCGGAGTTGGGTGTTAACACAGACACAGATTTCTTTTAGAAGTCTTATTGTTCTGaggaattattataatattaaagtCAAATTCATAATGTACTTCATAAATGCCTTGCTACAGTATCACATATGATGCGAGATGGTGGCACATTTCTGATGGgtgaaataaatgaatacatgctTTATTCATGAATACACAGTTGAAACATAGATTGCAGTATGTTTCCAGAGAGAAAGCTGGTAATATTAATATTTGGACTAACACCAAGAAACTGGCTAAGGaatatttagatttaaaaaaaaatacattcttgaTAGATTCTCGTGTACGCTTGTAACGTATATCTGTGTTACCAGGCGTCCCCTTGTTAGCTCTCCAGGTAGGCTCTCCATGCTCCAAGTGCTTGCAATAAGAACTGTATTCTGTAGCAAAAAATGCTACCAGTATACATCTAACAGAATAATATACATTATTTGTATTGTTCTATAGAAAAGCCAGAGGCAAAAACCACGGAGGATGCCCAAGAAAAGGGGTAATGTGttttgtactaaaaaaaaaaacccaaacattcGAAACTCAAGAATGAAATTAATTAAGCTAAGATCTTTGGATGTGTACTACTATGTGTACTCCCCTAATGTGAATTTTAATATAAATCTCAATAAAAGTTAAGTATTATATTATACCAGACTGTCTATAGTGCTGTTTAATTACAGAGGCTGttctatttgtatttgtatttctgATGTTCTGGACACATTTCCCATTGGAAACAATGGTTGTTTGGATGCATGGTCGATATCTTCCATGTccaaatacacatatttataataaaaaagaaatcacaCAAGAAAACTTGTTCAAGGGTAAGTCATTTTCCAGCAAGCCATTGGACTGGctcaattatatttttattcgCTTAAGGTCAGTGATCTTTTTTTAGTTATCTGgtgtattttaaagggacattatagttaccagaacaactatagcttaatgtagttgttctggtgagtatagtctgtccctgcaggcgttttgctgtaaaaactgacttttcagagaaaaagcagtgtttacattgctgcctagtaacacctctagtgacagtcactcagacggccagtaGAGGTacctcctgggtcagtgctgtataatgtgcagcactgacattcagtgtctccacgctctgcaaggaggcgctgaacgctcctcattcaatatatctctatgaggagatgttgattggtgcagtgcagcgTTTTGCCGCATGTGCGcattagcctctcaatgctttcttgtgggaaagcattggattggctgagatggtcaGTTTTGATGATCTCGGCCGAGGAGGATCTGCTCGGCGCTGGAATAAAAGTGGGTTTTGATTCTTTATAGAGTGAGCAGGGAGGGGACTAGATCCTAAAATGgtattttaacactatatggtcaggaatacacgtttgttttcctgaccttatagtgttcctttaaagatatatttttttaatttccactGGCAAAAATAGGAGGGCATAATTTTGCAATGCtggatttattttaatctaatttgaattgcaattaaaataaaacaataaaggagGACTGTGCCACAGTGCCAGGACTCCAAGCATCACCAACAGTGCAATTTTAGTATAGTGGTACTATTGGCATTGTTGCAGCTAGAGGAATGACTGGACCTGTCCCCCTCCTTCAGCATTTTGAGGGCAACACAGCTTTTCTTCCCCACCCAAGCCTCCCTTACCTCTCatgcctcccatgcctcctggtcctaaGTCCTCTGGCGGTGTGGAGCCAAGGGTATTAGGCTTCTCACTCGTCTCTGTCAAGGAGAGGACCTTTAGGAAGAGGGaaggcctgtgcctatactgcagACACAAGGGTCACCTGTTAAAGTCTTGCCCGATTCGTCCAGGAAAATACATTCATCTAAGGAACTGTCAGGGACAGACCTTGGGTGGTCTTTCCGCATCCCCAGAGATTTATAAAGAcaaacctattgtcctctcctggcctgagtCATCCATTAATATCCAGGCATTACACGATTCTGGGgctgcaggcttgtttatagacagTGCCTTTGCATCAGAGCATGCTATACCCTTACAGCTTGCAACCTCTCCGCTAACTTTCAAAGCCATCAATGGCAGACCACGTAACCCATGAGACCATGCCTATATCTTTGGCTGTAGGGACTCTTCAACAGGGCCCTACACCGTGATTTCCCCTCCATATCACCTGGTTGTTTTTGGATACCGTTggctacagaagcataaccccacctTCGATTGGTGCAAATGTGAGATATTAGAGATATTATCTTGGTCCCAGCAATGTACATTTACTTGTCTCTGGAAACTGGTCAAAGTTTTGTGCACATGTTCTGCCTCTTTGTTGTCTGCTGAGTACcaggaattccaagatgtatttgacaagggcgatatatgctgcagcaatgtgtggtggtttatcttgatgatatccTTATCCATTCCttatctctcgagaaccatcacacAGACGTCTCTCGTGTCCTACAGGGACTCAGAGAAAATAATCTcttctgtaaattggagaaatgagAGTTCAGCCACAAATAGGTTACATTTTTGGGCTATGTTATTTctgatgctggattctctatggatccagaGAAACTTTACGCTGTACTACATTGGCCTCGACCTACGAGCCTTCGTTCTATACAGCGTTTTcttggcttcgccaattattatcagAAATTCATACACAACTTTTgctccttggttaaacctctcacggatatAACCAGGGGAGATCC contains:
- the LOC134578812 gene encoding transmembrane protein 272-like — encoded protein: MQFVSKENIEERCGLCSKICNITVQVIAGLIWTALGIAMIVVGALNLNNCPANRFIPIYLVVAGAFSLGYWILFPLQFCLPTLRKILAVLFALFWFAWFIAGSVWVFRAYRPPATGVCNISMYLFAFSILIIQYILIGLGIISGLITCCCSSILCCARKV